A genomic window from Populus alba chromosome 19, ASM523922v2, whole genome shotgun sequence includes:
- the LOC118045280 gene encoding disease resistance protein RUN1-like gives MQKEKRKQSKDEENDSSSRKRRKADLTSMTEPESSRSRPEGAYDVFLSFRGEDTRKTFTDHLHTALVQAGIHTFRDDDELPRGEEISHHLLRAIRESKISIVVFSNGYASSRWCLNELVEILKCKRKKTGQIVLPIFYDIDPSDVRKQTGSFAEAFDKHEERFEEKLVKEWRKALEDAGNLSGRSLNDMANGHEAKFIKEIIKDVLNNLDPKYLFVPELLVGMDRLAHNISYFLSTATDDVRIVGIHGMPGIGKTTIAKVVFNQLCYRFEGSCFLSNINETSKQFNGLALLQKQLLHGILKQDVANINCVDRGKVLIKERLCRKRVLVVADDVARQDQLNALMGERSWFGPGSRVIITTRDSSILLKADQTYQIEELKPYESLQLFRWHALRDTKPPEDYIELSKDAVDYCGGIPLALEVMGACLSGKNRDGWKSVIDKWRRIPNRDIQGKLSISFDALDGEELQNAFLDIACFFIDRKKEYVAKVLGARCGYNPEVDLETLRERSLIKVNAFGKITMHDLLRDMGREIVRESSPKEPGKRTRIWNQEDAWNVLEQQKGTEVVEGLKLDVRASEAKSLSTRSFAEMKCLNLLQINGVHLTGSFKLLSKELMWICWHECPLKYFPSDFTLDNLVVLDMQHSNLKELWNGKKGFVCSRRIGSRWKPIL, from the exons ATGCAGAAAGAAAAACGCAAGCAatccaaagatgaagaaaatgattcatcctcgcgaaagagaagaaaagctgACCTCA CTTCCATGACAGAGCCAGAGTCTTCTCGATCTAGACCAGAAGGGGCCTATGATgtcttcttgagttttagaggagaAGACACTCGCAAGACATTTACAGATCATCTACATACTGCCTTGGTCCAAGCAGGAATCCACACTTttcgagatgatgatgaacttccaagaggagaagaaatctcGCATCATCTCCTCAGGGCAATTCGAGAATCAAAGATATCCATAGTTGTCTTCTCAAATGGATATGCTTCTTCTAGATGGTGTCTCAATGAACTTGTAGAGATTCTGAAgtgcaaaaggaagaaaaccgGTCAGATTGTTCTTCCTATATTTTATGACATTGATCCTTCAGATGTGAGAAAACAGACTGGCAGTTTTGCAGAGGCATTTGATAAGCATGAAGAGCGTTTTGAAGAGAAGTTGGTGAAGGAGTGGAGAAAAGCTCTTGAGGATGCCGGAAACCTATCTGGACGGAGTCTCAATGATATGGCAAATGG GCATGaagcaaaatttatcaaagaGATTATCAAGGATGTGTTGAATAATTTAGATCCCAAGTACTTGTTTGTTCCCGAGCTCCTAGTAGGTATGGATCGGCTTGCTCACAATATTTCTTACTTTCTAAGTACTGCAACAGATGATGTACGCATTGTGGGCATACATGGGATGCCAGGAATAGGAAAGACAACTATAgcaaaagttgtatttaatcaACTCTGCTATAGATTTGAGGGAAGCTGCTTTCTTTCGAATATCAatgaaacatcaaaacaattcaatggTCTGGCTCTTTTACAAAAGCAACTTCTTCATggtattttaaaacaagatgTTGCTAACATCAATTGTGTCGATAGAGGAAAGGTTCTGATCAAAGAGCGACTTTGTCGcaaaagagttcttgttgttgctgatgATGTGGCTCGTCAGGACCAGCTAAATGCTTTGATGGGAGAGCGAAGTTGGTTTGGTCCCGGAAGTAGAGTGATTATTACAACAAGAGATTCTAGTATTCTACTTAAAGCAGATCAAACATATCAGATCGAAGAATTGAAACCATATGAGTCCCTTCAGCTTTTCCGATGGCATGCCTTGAGGGACACAAAGCCACCAGAAGATTATATTGAGCTTTCGAAGGATGCAGTTGATTACTGTGGAGGAATTCCTTTGGCTCTTGAGGTTATGGGTGCTTGTCTGTCCGGGAAAAACAGAGATGGTTGGAAATCTGTAATTGACAAATGGAGAAGAATTCCAAACCGCGATATTCAAGGAAAGCTTAGCATAAGTTTTGACGCACTGGACGGTGAAGAACTACAAAATGCATTCCTTGACATCGCTTGCTTCTTTATTGATAGAAAGAAAGAGTACGTCGCAAAAGTGCTAGGAGCCCGTTGCGGTTACAATCCAGAAGTTGATTTGGAAACTCTCCGTGAAAGGTCTTTGATTAAAGTTAATGCCTTTGGAAAGATAACCATGCATGATCTATTACGAGACATGGGAAGGGAGATCGTTCGTGAATCGTCTCCAAAAGAACCTGGAAAGAGGACCAGAATTTGGAATCAAGAGGATGCATGGAATGTACTTGAGCAGCAGAAG ggtacgGAAGTTGTAGAGGGTCTTAAACTGGATGTCAGAGCATCAGAAGCTAAATCACTGAGCACAAGATCATTTGCAGAAATGAAATGCTTAAATTTACTCCAAATCAATGGAGTACATCTCACCGGATCCTTCAAACTGCTTTCTAAAGAGTTGATGTGGATTTGTTGGCATGAATGTCCTCTGAAATATTTTCCATCTGATTTTACCTTGGACAATCTAGTTGTTCTTGATATGCAACACAGTAACCTCAAAGAACTATGGAACGGAAAAAAG GGGTTTGTCTGCTCTAGAAGAATTGGATCTAGATGGAAACCAATTCTCTAG